The Corallincola holothuriorum genomic interval ACAAAATCTTTAATAGCACCACTTTCCAACTCAGTATCTAAAGTGAGACGAGTAGACGTATCTAGGCCATTTGCGATCACCTGCGAGTGCGCCAAACCCAAGTTTTTCACTCTTGGATGAGCCAGAGTTTGCTCACTCACAAATACCACTTGTTCTAATCGAGAAAGCATTTTTCGGTCTAGCCACTCATAACACCACATACGGCTGCCGACAGGAGAGTGCACATAGCCGTGCACCGTCGTTATACAAGGCAAACGCCAACGCGTTGGTATAAGACCCATCAGAATATTGAATTTGTAGCCATGGCTGTGCAGCAAGTCCGCTTGCTCGGACTTGGCTAACTCGATAATTTTTCTTGCACCGGACAAATTAAGTCCGTTCTTCATTCGCAAACAAATCAACGGTAAGCCCGCGTTTTTAGCCGCTAGCTCCAATGCTTTTTCAGGCACACCGGTATCACCAACACTGACTATCGTTGCCTTGGTATCATGTTGATTGCAATAACGAACCAGCCCAAGCAACACCTGCTCGGCACCATACAGTCCGCCACTGTCTATCAGGTGCATTACATGCATCGGCTATCCTACCCTGGGCTTCCAAAGCACCACTTTTTCACCCTTAGCAAAACGCAAAAAAGCATGCGCTGAAGCCACGTTGATCAGTGAAAAATAGTAAGGAATACTAAATAGGGCACCGCTTCCAGGCCGATAATGCCCTAGCAAGGCCAAGCCATAAAAGCCAAGCTGTAACAGCAACATCATGGCAAAGAACCCACCTTGCGATGCTAGCGGTAGATTGACTAGAAGTAACAGTACTTGCGGAATAAACGCTAAATAGCGTAGCAATTTATGGCTAAATAGCTGCCATCTAAACAAACCGTCTTGACTGCCGCTAAAAAGTTGCCGCATGTCCCACAAGCCCCATAATGCGCGTAACCCAACTCTGACACGCATTCTGTACTCTCTTCCACTGTCGTCGAGAGCGTCTTCGCCGAGTAAGGCCCGAGCCTCATACACCACCCGATATCCTTGCTCCACCACTTTGAGCGGCTGCACAAAGTCAGGCAACTGGTCGGCATTCATCGGCAGGTATAATTCTCGACGCATGCAATCAATGCCGCCATCAACACCAACCACAGAGCCGATATCAGTTTCCCACTGGCGCAGCGCATTTTCATATTTCATGTAGGCGCTGCAACCTTCCCCTGTCATACTACTTTCTGGATTACCGTAGATCATCTGACCGGTGACATAGCCGACATCAGGATCGGCAAAATTTCTCACCAAGTGCGCAATCGCATCCTGCTTGTAAACGGAGTTGGCGTCAGAGAAAACAATGATTTCTCCGGTGGCTTCTGGTATGGCCATATTCAATGCCGACGTCTTCCCCGCCCTAGGGGTTTGTACCAATAACTTAACGCGACTATCTTCGGCAGCGAGTTTCAACACCAGCTCATCAGTACCATCATCAGAGCCATCAGAAATCACTATCACTTCCAGCTTTTCAGCCGGGTAGGTTTGCGCAAGCTTGTTAGTAACGGTGGCCTCAATATGCTCCGCTTCATTAAATGCAGCGATGAGGACCGTCACTGTCGGTTCGTTATCGTCTTTAGCTACCGGCCTCTGCTTTAACTGTGCCATCCAAGCAACAACCGTTGGATAACCAAAATAGATATAAAATAACAACGCCAGTAGTAACCAAAATATTAATATCATTCTCTACTTATCTCTCTAATATTCAGGTTGACTGATGACCTGCCAACGCCCTGAATTTTGCTGTTGTAGGCGTGCACCACTTTCTGCCAACAGCTGATCTAATGCTTGCTGAGCTCGTTCACAATCTATCATGCAAGGCAGTTGCACGGAGACCAGAGCTGCATCATAGCGACGCGCCAGCAGAGCCGGAAGTTCAGCTAGCTTAGCCAAATAAGCACTGGTAAACCCTTTTCCCCCAACACTCATCCAATAAGCGACTAACCAGACTTGGCGGCGTCCCGCTCTCGGCTCCACCTCCTGCACCCAAATCTCAGTGCCATCAGGCAACTGGCGCCGTTGACTTTCCAAAGTCACCCAATGCTGACGGGCATACAGCCAGCGGTAAGGCATAAAGTCTTGCTTTACTTCCTGTTGCCAATAGAAAAAGCGTTCAATACGTACTGGTTGTCCTTCAATAGACAACAGTTGCTGATGATGTTCAGCACGCTCAATGTCCCGAAAATAGGCAGGGGTCATCTCGGGCACCAATGTCTCCTCTACATTATCAAAATGACGTAATTCTTCAGGAGGAGAAAACTGAGCCGCCGGCGGAGCCGACAATAGGTAGCCGATGGATGCTGGCGCGGATATAAGCAGCACAGCACCCACTACTAAGGGTCCAAATGTATAACGGTTTTCTGGGGCAAGGCCTTTTGGCGCGACAGGTGCGCTGTTATCTCCCCGCCAACGAACTAAGAAGAACATCGCACTAAAAATGATGCCAAAGAGGACAAAACCATAAAGCTCGTGGTCCGAGAGCAAGCTACTTTGCATTTCTGAGAAATAACCTATCAAGACCAATGAATAGACACGTAGCCAGTTAGTTATCAAACCTAGCGCAACCCCCAATAACAGCAAGGCCAAACGCCATCGCCAATCTCGGAAGAAAAGCTGCCCACTCAGAAATGAAAACGCAACACCGATAATCAGATAGCGCAAACCAGAACAACCATCCGCAACAGTAATAATCCCACTAGGGATATGGATTTCATTTCCTTGAATCAAGATCGGCATCGACAAAAGCGACAGCAGCTCTGTGGTGACATATACCGTCAGCTCAATCAAGTAATCATTAAGATGATCCCAAATCGGAACAGCAAAACAAAACAACAGGGCAGCAAAGAAGGTGTAACGAGCTAGCGCTTTACCTGCAAATAGCGCGACAGAAAGCCACCATATCCAGGCAATCAACACTTGTTGCACAACAAGAATATCCGTAGCTGCTGCTACCCACCACAGACCAAGCATCAAAAGTAAAGGGAACGCTGCGGGCAACCATGGCCCTACTGGCAACGAGCGAAATACAACACGTTGATCATGAAACCACCAGAGGATAACGGCCATTAATAGCAAGCCGTGACCATAACTCTCATCAAACCGCAACCAGCGATGCAGTAGCGTCCCAAATGTCGACCAATACAGGGCGGCTACCAACAATGCTAAGGCGCCCGGTACGAGCAAACCTAAAGGTAATTTTTTTGCCGTCTCCATGACCGCACAACTCCATTTGTCACTTTAATTAAGGCCAATGCCACGCATTGACCTACGAAGCCTGTTTGACGCTGCGCCAATCTACCACCGGATAGGTTTTATCTGGCGTTAGATATAAGTCAGCCATGCTCTGCCACTGCAAACTATTGAGCAGTTTGGATAAGCGGGGCTCCATCCGGTCTAGGTTTAGGTAGTGCCTGAATTTAGATTTTCTAGAGGCGTCAACCATGCGAGGCTGTTCTGTATCCAGCTCCCACGGATGAAAATAAAACACCACTTGCCCATGGCGCTTAGCATGTTGCTTCAGTGCCCATTGCGAAATCATTAACGGCAATAAGCGAAAATAACCGCCACCTGAAATGGGCAGGTTTTTTCCGCCCAAGGGCAAGGTGCTCGCAGGTATCTCAAGCAGCCCATTAGGCAACCGAAATGGTTCAGTCGGCGCGTTTGGCACACCATAGAGATCATGCTTAATCGGGTAGATGCTTGAACTGTATTGATGACCCGTCTCCATGATGATCTCATGGGCCCAATGATTGTCCTGGTCAATAGAGAAGCAGGGCGCGCGGTAGCCTTGTACCGCGCAGCCGCCAATATCCTCTAGGATCCCCTTGGCGCGAACAATATCTTCACGAAATTGCTCGGGCGTTAACCCGCAAACATGTTGATGGGCATAGCCGTGACTGGCCACTTCATGTCCCGCAGCAAGGATATCTCTTACCAGCTCAGGTTCACGTTCAGCCACCCATCCTAAAATGAAGAATGTTGCTTTCGCATCATGCTGCTGAAATAGGCTGAGCGCCTTGCGCGTGCTACCCGCCACCCTGCGCTCATAGCTATCCCACTTGTTACGATCAACGAGCTTAGCAAAGGCTTCAACCTGAAAGTAGTCCTCGACATCGATGGTCATCGCACCCTGTAACTTAGACATCAAGCTATCCTTTGCCACGCACTTTTTCGAGCAGAGCCAACGCATCTTCTCGCTGGGCAAATTGGGCTGCCGCAGGCTTAGCAAGCAGATTATCCAACACTTTTTCCGCATCCGGATTCTGCTTATTCGCTGCTAACGCTTTCGCATAATTAAACTGTATGCCTAAATCGTTCGACGCCGTTGTCGCAGCCTTCGCTAACAACTCGACCGCTTCAGCATTTTTGCCTTGCGCCAATAAAACAGATCCCAAGGTATCCTGTACCATAGGGTTATTCTCGGCCTGGGCTAACGCTTGACGGGCAAACGATTCTGCCTCTTCTAATTGCCCTTGTTCAGAAAGCAGCCAAGCCAAGTTATTCAATGCGATCACATTTGCCGGGTTCTGTTCAACCAAAATTCGATACTGCGCAATCGCTTTGTTTTGATCTTTTGCCAGGTAAATTTGCGCCAACAAACTACGAGGCCCCTGATCTTTTTCGTGCTCTTTCAACCAGGCTTCCAGGTGACTCTGACCCTGCTCACTGTTGCCAGAGCGAACATAAGCGTGACCAAGATAAAGTGCTCTCTGCGTTGACGGGTGCTCCCTTTGCACATTACCTAATAATCTAATGGCAGTGACCCACTGCCCCTGATGCATCGCCAGCCGTCCTTCCAGCTCAGTTAGATAGGGTGTATCAAGACCATCCGCTTTTAATGACGCAATCTCCTGCTCAGCAACCGCGATCTTGCCTGCTTTCAACTGCAAGTTCGCCATCATCATGCCGAGTAACGGTTCATTAGGTGCCTTAGTCATGGCACCACGAGTGACGTTAATCGCTTTATCAAACTGCTGCTGATACTCATAAGTTTCAGCCACAAACAGTGCGGCACGGAAGTCGTCTGGTTTCTCTTCCAGCCACTGCTGATAGAGTGCAAGCGTCTCATCAAGCTTACTGGCTCTGGTTAGCATGCGCCCTTTGGTCATGACCGCATCAGCGTAGTAGGGGCTGTCTGGAGCGTAACCATCAAGTAAAGCTAATGCTTGATCAGTTTTACCTTGTGACAACAAGAACTGTGCTTTAACCAAAGGACCTTGAGTAAGTTCAGGATTAGCGGCGATAGACTCGTCTAGATATTTACCAACCAAAGTTGGGTCGCCACCTTCCCGCTCCACAAGAAACCACTCACGTAATAAGCGCAAGTTCAGTGGCGCATCAACCAACAGCCGCTGATACATATCGCGCGCCTTCAACACATCCTTTTGTTCCGCAGCAATCAACGCCGCTTGGTAATAAGTATTGCGTTTATCCCCTTCCAGCAACAACGCACGATCTAATTCAGCAGTGGCCTTATCAAACTCTGACATACTGCGATACACCGTAGCCAACAGGTTGGCGGCGTCTATCGATTCAGGCTCTTCTTGCACCCACTTTTGGGCGACTTCTAACGCTTCTGCCTTGCGCTCGCGTTTGATCAGATTTAATGCCAGCAGCAGCTTGGCGCTCTTCATATCTGGATTCTCATTGAGCACGGCTTCAAGGTCAGCCAAGCCCCCGGTATCATCCATTGAGAGTTTTGCCATGCCTAACCGCAACATATTGGCCGGATCGCTGCTGTTTCCTAATGCCCGCTCAAACAACTCCTTTGCCTGCGCGTGCTCACCACTTTTCATAAACTCGTCTCCGAGTTGGGAAAGCAAAGCAGCGCCTTTCTCATCGTCAATTTCTAGACCACGCAGGGTGTCAGCGGCTTGCTCGTGGTAACCCAGGCGGAACTGAGTGATAGCCAAAGTTTTGCGCGCTAAATGATTCGCTGGTGTTAACGGCGCGATAGCGCTTAACAGTTGATAAGCTTGCTCATTGTTGCCATCGAGGAAATGACAATAGCCTGCAATCATTCGACTATTAAAATGTTCAGGAAGCGCTTGTAACACCTCGGATGTGCGTTCCAGCGCTGTTTTGCAATCTTTGCCCTCAAACGCGATCACGGCCTGGTAATAGACAGGTACCGGATGATTTGGCAAAACTTTGCGTATTTTAGTCAGTACCTCTGTCGCCTGATCGAACTGCTTCGCCGCAATCAAAGCTTCGCTTTGCAGCAAGCGATAGCCCATAATATTGGGCTCAACCTGCACTAACTGGGTAAAGATATCTGCCGCCGCTTGTGACTGACCATCGGCCAACAACAGACGGCCTTTTAGCAGCAACGCCTCAACAAAGTCAGGTTGCTCCTTTAACAGAGCATCCAGGCTGCCAAGCGCCGCAGACATCTGATTGTCCAGAGTCTTTAGGTAGGCATCACCCAGCTGCCCAAACGGGGCACGCGGATCCATCTCATTCGCCAACTCGAACTCAAGACGAGCATCTTCCGGCTTATTTTGATTAATCAGCGCCTGGCCGCGAAATATATGCAGGAAGAGACGTTTATCTGCGGGAACCTCCGACAGATCTCGGGTTAACTCCAGTAGCTCATCAATTTTTGCGGTTTGATTAAGCACCTTGGCCAGCGGAATTAACACATCATTGCGATCCGCACCCAACTCCAACGCACGCTTTAGCTCTTTCTCTGCACCTTGAGCGTTTCCTTCAGACAGATAAGCGAGTCCTAACGCTAAACGAATATTGGCATTTTTAGGGTTCAGCTTCAGCGCGTTTTTATACTCAATAATGGCCGCTGCAGCTTGGCCTTCATTTAAGTACGTTTCCGCCGATGTCAGATACTCAGCCTCTGTTCTGTTGTCACCACAACCGGCCAACAGCACCGCTGTGGTCAACACACCCACGCGCCATAAATTACTCTTACCCATACCTAACCAAGCCGCCATTATCTTCCCTCGTTATTATTCGTTATCTGCTCTGCCTACTGAGCTCTTTTATTCCGTTCATCAGTGATGTTGTATTTGTCCATCAAGGAGTAAAGCGTTGGACGGGTGACTCCCAGCAATTCAGCCGATCGTGAAATGTTGTAATCGGTGTAACTAAACGCTTTAAAGATAAGTTTCTTTTCTGCCTCTTCACGAACCGCTCGCAGATTAAATGCCATATCTTTCTCAGCTAACAGATCCAAGCCAAGATCTTCGGCGCTAATCAGCTTGCTATCAGCCATGATGGCCGCGGACTTCACCTTATTCTGTAATTCACGGATATTACCCGGCCAGCTGTAACTACAAATCGCTTTAAGCGCGGTTTCATTGAACCCCAGCAAATTGCGTCCCAGCTCGCTGTTGTAATTGTGGAGGAATGAACGGGCAAGCAGGACAACATCGCCTTCACGCTCACGTAGGGCTGGCAATTGGAAAGTAATTTCAGAGATCCGATAGAACAGGTCTTCTCTAAACTCGCCGCTCTCGACCATCTCTTTTAGATCACGGTTGGTGGCACAAACGACCCGAACATCGACGGGGAGTTCTGTCCTGCCGCCGACAGGCTCAATCACCCGCTCCTGCAAGAATCGCAGTAGCTTGGCCTGCAAGGCTCCAGGCATGTCACCTATTTCGTCGAGAAACAGTGTGCCACCCTGAGCACACTCAATTTTTCCCTGCGTCTTCTTGTGAGCGCCAGTGAACGCGCCTTTTTCAAAGCCAAAAAGCTCACTTTCTAATAGATTTTCAGGGATAGATGCACAGTTAATTGCGATAAAAGGCGCATTACGACGAGGGCTCAGCTGATGGATCGCTCGGGCAAAAACTTCTTTGCCGGTACCGCTTTCACCAAGCAGCAATGCCGTCGCTTCGGTCGGAGCGACACGCTCGATTAGGCGCAACACCCGCGTCATTTCAGGGCTATTGCCAATAATTCCTGCTGTTGCAGGAGATTTCGACTCAACCAAACGACGATTTTCATCTTCAAGACGATGAAGTTGGAACGCACGATCGATGATGATCTGCAAAACATCCGGGTCAATTGGTTTGTGATAGTAATCGTAAGCACCATCAGCCACGGCTCTAAGCGCATTGTCTTTATCATCATTACCGGTAACGACAATCACCTTAGTCGACGGTGACAACGCTAGAATCTCTGACAAAGCCATGAGACCTTCAGAGGCGTTTGCGGGATCAGGCGGTAAGCCTAAATCCAAGGTCACAACCGCAGGTTCAAAGCGGCGTAACTGCTTAATTGCAGACGCTCTGTCTTCCGCAAAGACTAAGTTATATTTATCCAGGCTCCATTTAAGCTGCTTCTGGATGCCGGGATCGTCGTCAACGATCAACAGATATTCTTTTTTAACCACCAAAGCCTGTACTCTCCATGTCTACTGGGCAAAGTTAGTATGACAGATCCACACTAGCTGTGAAGGGGCAAACGCAGGGTAAAACAGCTACCTTCCCCAAGCTCACTTTGCACCGTTAAATTACCACCACAGTTCTGCACAAACTGGCGAGCATCGTATACCCCGATACCCATACCAGCGTTACCCTTAGTCGTGTCAAAGGGTTTAAACAATCGCTCGTTTATAAATTGAGCAGACATGCCGGAGCCAGTATCACTGACGCAGATATCCACCCAATCGTTATTAGTTGTAAGGCTCACCGTCACGCTACCGCTTTTGTCGGTAGCGTCTTGC includes:
- the prsT gene encoding XrtA/PEP-CTERM system TPR-repeat protein PrsT, whose product is MAAWLGMGKSNLWRVGVLTTAVLLAGCGDNRTEAEYLTSAETYLNEGQAAAAIIEYKNALKLNPKNANIRLALGLAYLSEGNAQGAEKELKRALELGADRNDVLIPLAKVLNQTAKIDELLELTRDLSEVPADKRLFLHIFRGQALINQNKPEDARLEFELANEMDPRAPFGQLGDAYLKTLDNQMSAALGSLDALLKEQPDFVEALLLKGRLLLADGQSQAAADIFTQLVQVEPNIMGYRLLQSEALIAAKQFDQATEVLTKIRKVLPNHPVPVYYQAVIAFEGKDCKTALERTSEVLQALPEHFNSRMIAGYCHFLDGNNEQAYQLLSAIAPLTPANHLARKTLAITQFRLGYHEQAADTLRGLEIDDEKGAALLSQLGDEFMKSGEHAQAKELFERALGNSSDPANMLRLGMAKLSMDDTGGLADLEAVLNENPDMKSAKLLLALNLIKRERKAEALEVAQKWVQEEPESIDAANLLATVYRSMSEFDKATAELDRALLLEGDKRNTYYQAALIAAEQKDVLKARDMYQRLLVDAPLNLRLLREWFLVEREGGDPTLVGKYLDESIAANPELTQGPLVKAQFLLSQGKTDQALALLDGYAPDSPYYADAVMTKGRMLTRASKLDETLALYQQWLEEKPDDFRAALFVAETYEYQQQFDKAINVTRGAMTKAPNEPLLGMMMANLQLKAGKIAVAEQEIASLKADGLDTPYLTELEGRLAMHQGQWVTAIRLLGNVQREHPSTQRALYLGHAYVRSGNSEQGQSHLEAWLKEHEKDQGPRSLLAQIYLAKDQNKAIAQYRILVEQNPANVIALNNLAWLLSEQGQLEEAESFARQALAQAENNPMVQDTLGSVLLAQGKNAEAVELLAKAATTASNDLGIQFNYAKALAANKQNPDAEKVLDNLLAKPAAAQFAQREDALALLEKVRGKG
- a CDS encoding glycosyltransferase, translating into MHVMHLIDSGGLYGAEQVLLGLVRYCNQHDTKATIVSVGDTGVPEKALELAAKNAGLPLICLRMKNGLNLSGARKIIELAKSEQADLLHSHGYKFNILMGLIPTRWRLPCITTVHGYVHSPVGSRMWCYEWLDRKMLSRLEQVVFVSEQTLAHPRVKNLGLAHSQVIANGLDTSTRLTLDTELESGAIKDFVGATNKLIVAVGRLSREKGFDTLLKAFADVYRNDTGCRILIVGEGGKRAELESLIAEQGLKDVVMLPGFCKQVSLLLQQAKLFVMPSLTEGLPMALLEAMAVGVPIIASEVGAIPQVLDKGRCGKLVPAANVSELTKSMQLLLADSEEAALLGECGRERQQRHYSVDAMGTAYLRLYRNMVRGN
- a CDS encoding glycosyltransferase family 2 protein, which encodes MILIFWLLLALLFYIYFGYPTVVAWMAQLKQRPVAKDDNEPTVTVLIAAFNEAEHIEATVTNKLAQTYPAEKLEVIVISDGSDDGTDELVLKLAAEDSRVKLLVQTPRAGKTSALNMAIPEATGEIIVFSDANSVYKQDAIAHLVRNFADPDVGYVTGQMIYGNPESSMTGEGCSAYMKYENALRQWETDIGSVVGVDGGIDCMRRELYLPMNADQLPDFVQPLKVVEQGYRVVYEARALLGEDALDDSGREYRMRVRVGLRALWGLWDMRQLFSGSQDGLFRWQLFSHKLLRYLAFIPQVLLLLVNLPLASQGGFFAMMLLLQLGFYGLALLGHYRPGSGALFSIPYYFSLINVASAHAFLRFAKGEKVVLWKPRVG
- the prsR gene encoding PEP-CTERM-box response regulator transcription factor: MVVKKEYLLIVDDDPGIQKQLKWSLDKYNLVFAEDRASAIKQLRRFEPAVVTLDLGLPPDPANASEGLMALSEILALSPSTKVIVVTGNDDKDNALRAVADGAYDYYHKPIDPDVLQIIIDRAFQLHRLEDENRRLVESKSPATAGIIGNSPEMTRVLRLIERVAPTEATALLLGESGTGKEVFARAIHQLSPRRNAPFIAINCASIPENLLESELFGFEKGAFTGAHKKTQGKIECAQGGTLFLDEIGDMPGALQAKLLRFLQERVIEPVGGRTELPVDVRVVCATNRDLKEMVESGEFREDLFYRISEITFQLPALREREGDVVLLARSFLHNYNSELGRNLLGFNETALKAICSYSWPGNIRELQNKVKSAAIMADSKLISAEDLGLDLLAEKDMAFNLRAVREEAEKKLIFKAFSYTDYNISRSAELLGVTRPTLYSLMDKYNITDERNKRAQ
- a CDS encoding exosortase C-terminal domain/associated protein EpsI, whose protein sequence is METAKKLPLGLLVPGALALLVAALYWSTFGTLLHRWLRFDESYGHGLLLMAVILWWFHDQRVVFRSLPVGPWLPAAFPLLLMLGLWWVAAATDILVVQQVLIAWIWWLSVALFAGKALARYTFFAALLFCFAVPIWDHLNDYLIELTVYVTTELLSLLSMPILIQGNEIHIPSGIITVADGCSGLRYLIIGVAFSFLSGQLFFRDWRWRLALLLLGVALGLITNWLRVYSLVLIGYFSEMQSSLLSDHELYGFVLFGIIFSAMFFLVRWRGDNSAPVAPKGLAPENRYTFGPLVVGAVLLISAPASIGYLLSAPPAAQFSPPEELRHFDNVEETLVPEMTPAYFRDIERAEHHQQLLSIEGQPVRIERFFYWQQEVKQDFMPYRWLYARQHWVTLESQRRQLPDGTEIWVQEVEPRAGRRQVWLVAYWMSVGGKGFTSAYLAKLAELPALLARRYDAALVSVQLPCMIDCERAQQALDQLLAESGARLQQQNSGRWQVISQPEY
- a CDS encoding XrtA system polysaccharide deacetylase, encoding MSKLQGAMTIDVEDYFQVEAFAKLVDRNKWDSYERRVAGSTRKALSLFQQHDAKATFFILGWVAEREPELVRDILAAGHEVASHGYAHQHVCGLTPEQFREDIVRAKGILEDIGGCAVQGYRAPCFSIDQDNHWAHEIIMETGHQYSSSIYPIKHDLYGVPNAPTEPFRLPNGLLEIPASTLPLGGKNLPISGGGYFRLLPLMISQWALKQHAKRHGQVVFYFHPWELDTEQPRMVDASRKSKFRHYLNLDRMEPRLSKLLNSLQWQSMADLYLTPDKTYPVVDWRSVKQAS